The Epilithonimonas zeae genome contains a region encoding:
- a CDS encoding efflux RND transporter periplasmic adaptor subunit: protein MKSKIHEFKNKQSMSKNIIIPIILAISLFSCSKKEETVKEEAKGFELSQTMLKSTTFAKVEKKFIEDEFSFYGKISADKNTYIDIFPLVGGNVLSVNVELGDYVHKGQVLATIRSTELADVQKDVSDAKTDLRVAENNLRVAKEMYEGKLNTEKDIREAQADVQRARDAVRRSNDVSTVYNVKKGNIYSVISPINGYIVHKDINKDMELRSDRSENIFDVANTKNVWAIMNVNEADIDKINLGMKAQVSTLSYPDKVFYGKIDKIFKIIDPSTNAMQARVVLDNTQGLLIPESKATIRVSSAENETALAIPSSAVIFDDNRYFVVVYKTQADIKVKEIKILKQNAENTYITSGLSEGETIVTTNQLLIYRSLNN, encoded by the coding sequence ATGAAATCGAAGATTCACGAATTCAAAAATAAACAAAGTATGAGTAAAAATATTATTATTCCAATTATCCTCGCCATCAGTTTGTTTTCCTGCTCAAAAAAGGAAGAAACGGTGAAAGAAGAAGCAAAAGGTTTTGAATTGAGCCAAACGATGCTGAAGTCTACAACATTCGCTAAAGTGGAGAAAAAATTCATTGAGGATGAGTTCAGTTTCTATGGAAAAATCTCGGCAGATAAAAATACTTACATTGATATTTTCCCTTTGGTGGGCGGTAACGTGCTGAGCGTGAATGTGGAATTAGGCGATTATGTCCACAAAGGTCAGGTTTTGGCAACCATCAGAAGTACAGAATTGGCGGACGTTCAAAAAGACGTTAGCGATGCAAAAACCGATTTGCGTGTTGCAGAAAACAATCTGCGTGTTGCCAAAGAAATGTATGAAGGAAAACTGAACACAGAAAAGGACATCAGAGAAGCACAAGCCGATGTACAAAGAGCCAGAGATGCAGTTCGACGTTCCAACGATGTGAGCACCGTTTACAATGTGAAAAAAGGAAATATCTACAGTGTGATTTCGCCAATCAACGGTTACATTGTGCATAAAGACATTAATAAAGATATGGAACTCAGAAGCGACCGAAGCGAGAATATCTTTGATGTGGCGAATACCAAAAACGTCTGGGCAATAATGAACGTGAACGAGGCTGATATCGATAAAATCAACCTTGGAATGAAAGCTCAGGTTTCCACATTATCTTATCCTGACAAGGTTTTTTATGGTAAGATTGATAAGATTTTCAAAATCATTGACCCGTCTACCAATGCGATGCAGGCTAGAGTAGTGCTGGATAATACGCAAGGTTTGTTGATTCCGGAAAGTAAAGCAACCATCAGAGTATCGTCTGCGGAGAATGAAACGGCTTTAGCTATTCCGTCCAGCGCAGTAATTTTTGATGACAACCGGTATTTTGTAGTGGTTTACAAAACTCAGGCAGACATCAAAGTCAAAGAAATCAAAATCCTGAAACAGAATGCAGAAAATACCTACATCACGTCAGGACTTTCTGAAGGTGAAACCATTGTCACCACCAACCAACTGTTGATTTACCGCTCTTTGAATAATTAA
- a CDS encoding TolC family protein yields the protein MNKITTLVLSVSAFVCLSGQQQMSLQDCELAFQKNNLQLLAAQYNINMADADIIQAKIWELPQIEGYVNAVNPQDKRVFDVTRAKGVEITQLIYLGGKKKNEIQFAKSNKELSQLQFSQLLVDLKTELRQTYYNLIYEQKKQISIQNQLKYMNDLLSAYKTQTDKGNISLKDYVRLQSIVIQLNNDKIEINNNILAFQQKMKVLTGNPENILPNIPKAEENEILISQPFGDVEILKNKALENNADYLYQLKLIDNSKLYAQWQKSLNIPDLNLGAEYDQASGTFNNEVNLKIGIPIPLWKSNKGNVEKAKYAIQQNEKNLEYQKLNLETQVESAYQTWKNQYDQYYELKPVDMENLDTVYNGILKNFRSGNISLMDFTDFLESYRQTVLQVYEMKKQIMISAEEINQLVQTKIFY from the coding sequence ATGAACAAAATAACAACGCTGGTGTTATCCGTTTCGGCATTTGTATGTCTTTCCGGACAGCAACAGATGTCTCTTCAGGATTGCGAATTAGCATTTCAAAAAAACAACCTCCAACTTCTTGCCGCACAGTACAATATCAATATGGCAGACGCCGATATTATTCAGGCAAAAATCTGGGAACTTCCACAAATCGAAGGTTACGTGAATGCTGTAAATCCTCAGGACAAAAGAGTTTTTGATGTCACAAGAGCCAAGGGTGTAGAAATCACTCAACTGATTTATTTGGGAGGAAAAAAGAAAAACGAAATCCAATTCGCCAAATCAAATAAAGAACTATCGCAACTGCAATTCAGTCAATTGTTGGTGGATTTGAAAACGGAGTTAAGACAGACTTATTACAATCTGATTTATGAGCAAAAAAAGCAGATTAGCATACAGAATCAATTGAAATATATGAACGACCTCTTATCGGCTTACAAAACGCAGACAGACAAAGGGAATATTTCTCTGAAAGATTATGTTCGACTACAAAGTATTGTGATTCAGTTGAATAATGATAAAATTGAAATCAATAATAATATTTTGGCTTTCCAGCAAAAGATGAAAGTCCTGACAGGAAATCCGGAAAATATTTTACCCAATATACCCAAAGCTGAAGAGAATGAGATTCTTATTTCTCAACCTTTCGGAGATGTAGAAATCCTGAAAAACAAAGCTTTAGAAAACAATGCAGATTATCTCTATCAATTAAAATTGATTGATAACAGCAAGCTGTACGCCCAATGGCAAAAATCACTCAACATTCCAGATCTTAACCTTGGAGCCGAATATGACCAAGCTTCTGGCACCTTCAATAATGAAGTCAATCTGAAAATAGGAATCCCAATCCCGCTTTGGAAATCGAATAAAGGGAATGTTGAAAAAGCGAAATATGCGATTCAGCAAAACGAGAAAAACTTAGAATATCAAAAACTTAATCTCGAAACTCAGGTAGAATCGGCTTATCAAACCTGGAAAAATCAATACGACCAATATTACGAGTTGAAACCCGTAGATATGGAAAATCTGGACACAGTTTACAACGGAATTCTCAAAAACTTTCGAAGCGGGAACATCAGTTTGATGGATTTCACAGACTTTCTGGAAAGCTACAGACAAACTGTTTTGCAGGTTTACGAAATGAAAAAGCAGATTATGATTTCGGCTGAAGAAATCAATCAATTAGTACAAACCAAAATCTTTTATTAA
- a CDS encoding HAMP domain-containing sensor histidine kinase: MMFIVYVSFNDFRKDEFKERFQKRLVFTVNFIEKSGDFEKEAPIFFDENSDNVLLNENIMIFGSDKGLVYSTLKDKKITWDQSLLERLDKQKTIYQENSVPEIYAALRKIKGENYYILTSAQDVTGQSKLAFLKYMLIFSYIVSILLIWFFSYYLVSKFLEPLEILKSDISDISVHKLTTPVIVKNSEDEIGVLAKSFNLMTSRLNDVFQSQKDFNSSAAHEMRTPLTRMAFQLENLIQLENHSPKTKTTLQQMLQDVHQLSDLTKSLLLLSKFDKEGIATVYEEVRIDEVVFNAFETVYRNFPDFKMDFQIDEESVEDSILTVKGVKSLLEITFINLFKNAALYSDNQEVDISIKETDFRIIVKVFSIGSVIPVDERDKLFEAFMRGSNSQNKTGSGLGLRIVKRILEYHKSEISYTSNSDRENLFTVIFNK, translated from the coding sequence ATGATGTTTATTGTGTACGTTTCTTTCAATGATTTTAGAAAAGATGAGTTTAAGGAACGTTTCCAGAAACGTTTGGTTTTCACGGTTAATTTTATTGAGAAATCCGGCGATTTTGAAAAAGAAGCACCCATTTTCTTTGATGAGAACTCCGACAATGTTCTTTTGAACGAGAATATTATGATTTTCGGTTCTGATAAGGGTTTGGTTTATAGTACTTTGAAGGATAAAAAAATCACTTGGGATCAAAGTTTATTAGAACGTTTGGACAAACAAAAAACAATATATCAGGAAAATTCTGTCCCCGAAATTTATGCTGCTTTAAGAAAAATAAAAGGCGAAAATTATTATATTCTAACTAGTGCTCAGGATGTTACTGGCCAATCCAAGTTGGCTTTCCTGAAATATATGCTGATTTTTTCTTATATAGTCAGTATTTTACTGATTTGGTTTTTCAGTTATTACCTTGTTTCAAAATTTCTGGAACCTCTGGAAATTTTGAAGTCCGATATTTCTGATATAAGCGTTCACAAACTAACAACGCCCGTCATCGTCAAAAATTCCGAAGATGAAATTGGTGTTCTGGCAAAATCATTCAACCTGATGACCAGTCGATTGAATGACGTTTTCCAATCTCAAAAAGATTTCAATTCCAGCGCGGCACACGAGATGCGAACGCCGTTGACGAGGATGGCTTTTCAGTTAGAGAATTTGATTCAGTTGGAAAATCATTCGCCGAAAACCAAAACTACTTTGCAACAGATGTTGCAGGATGTACATCAGCTGTCAGACCTCACAAAATCATTGCTTTTATTATCGAAATTTGATAAAGAAGGCATCGCCACAGTTTACGAAGAAGTGAGAATCGACGAAGTTGTTTTCAATGCTTTTGAGACTGTTTATCGTAATTTTCCTGACTTCAAAATGGATTTCCAGATTGATGAAGAAAGCGTGGAAGATTCTATCTTGACGGTAAAAGGCGTCAAATCTTTGCTGGAAATCACGTTCATTAATTTGTTTAAAAATGCTGCTTTATATTCCGATAATCAGGAAGTTGATATCTCTATCAAGGAAACCGATTTTCGCATAATCGTCAAGGTATTTTCCATCGGTTCCGTGATCCCAGTTGACGAAAGAGATAAACTTTTCGAGGCCTTTATGCGTGGTAGTAATTCTCAAAATAAGACAGGCTCTGGCCTCGGTTTACGCATCGTAAAACGTATTCTGGAATATCATAAATCCGAAATTTCTTACACGTCCAATTCCGACAGAGAAAATCTTTTTACTGTTATTTTTAATAAGTAG
- a CDS encoding response regulator transcription factor, translating to MQALLLEDDAVLSSEIALFLESKSIKTDKAEDGEKFLEIFSKKSYDVFLLDINVPKINGLEICKTIRETNSETPIIIISAYDGIEEKKEAFLRAADDYLVKPFLLEELLLRINSQMRRLTPKTEEKEKIVVEDLIIYPEDSKVFRSGEEINLTVKEFQLLVLLARANGRTLSKQYISDEVWKNQFQSTNNAIEVYINFLRKKIDKNFKTKLIHTRPGFGYYLSPL from the coding sequence ATGCAGGCATTACTTTTAGAAGACGATGCTGTCTTGTCTTCAGAAATTGCACTTTTCCTTGAGTCCAAATCTATCAAAACTGATAAGGCGGAAGATGGCGAAAAGTTCCTTGAAATATTTTCCAAGAAATCTTACGACGTTTTTCTTTTGGATATTAATGTTCCGAAAATCAACGGGTTGGAAATTTGTAAAACCATTCGAGAAACCAATTCCGAAACGCCAATTATCATTATCTCTGCCTATGACGGAATCGAGGAGAAGAAAGAAGCGTTCTTGAGAGCGGCTGATGATTATCTCGTAAAACCATTTTTGTTGGAAGAATTGTTATTGAGAATCAATTCTCAAATGAGAAGGCTGACACCAAAAACGGAAGAGAAAGAAAAAATTGTCGTAGAAGATTTGATTATATATCCGGAAGATAGTAAAGTTTTCCGTTCCGGAGAAGAAATTAATCTGACAGTAAAAGAGTTTCAATTACTGGTTTTATTAGCAAGAGCTAATGGTAGAACACTTTCTAAGCAATATATCTCCGATGAAGTTTGGAAAAATCAATTCCAATCAACAAATAATGCCATCGAAGTTTACATCAACTTTCTGAGAAAGAAAATTGATAAAAACTTTAAAACAAAATTGATTCATACGAGACCTGGCTTTGGATATTATTTAAGTCCATTATAG
- a CDS encoding hemin-degrading factor, protein MSTLINDLKTKWEALKAENPHLRIRNAAEQLGVSEAELLATNIGNGVTVLKPEFASLLQEVVKLDKVMALTRNDECVHERKGVYLNPDFSNPHGQVFVGEDIDLRIFINSWKFGFSVVEGDRKSFQFFGKDGLALHKIYLTNKSNEAEFDALTEKYKADEQSAEIVTEPIAPKPAEKADSEIDVAGFQQAWKDLQDTHDFFMMTKKFGVSRTQALRLAPEGFAQKIDNSKVVNVLEDASEKHIPIMVFVGNRGIIQIHTGEVKKTLWHQQWFNVMDPDFNLHLDTTKIGETWITKKPTEDGEVTSVEVFNKEGEFIVQFFGKRKPGNPELQEWKDLVAGL, encoded by the coding sequence ATGAGTACATTAATAAACGATTTAAAGACAAAATGGGAAGCTTTGAAAGCAGAAAATCCACATCTTAGAATAAGAAACGCTGCAGAACAATTAGGCGTGAGCGAAGCAGAACTTTTAGCTACAAACATTGGCAATGGGGTAACGGTTCTTAAACCAGAATTTGCTTCGCTTTTACAAGAAGTTGTAAAGCTTGACAAAGTAATGGCTTTGACAAGAAACGACGAATGCGTTCACGAAAGAAAAGGCGTTTATTTGAATCCGGATTTCAGCAATCCTCACGGACAGGTTTTCGTAGGAGAGGACATCGATTTGAGAATCTTTATCAACTCTTGGAAATTCGGTTTTTCGGTTGTTGAAGGCGATAGAAAAAGCTTCCAATTCTTCGGAAAAGACGGATTGGCACTTCATAAAATCTATTTGACAAACAAAAGCAATGAAGCAGAATTTGATGCTTTAACGGAGAAATATAAAGCTGACGAACAGTCTGCGGAAATCGTAACAGAACCAATTGCTCCAAAACCGGCAGAAAAAGCAGATTCTGAAATTGATGTAGCAGGTTTTCAACAGGCTTGGAAAGATTTACAAGATACACACGATTTCTTTATGATGACTAAAAAATTTGGGGTTAGCAGAACTCAGGCTTTGAGATTGGCTCCGGAAGGTTTTGCTCAGAAAATCGATAATTCTAAGGTTGTGAATGTTTTAGAAGATGCTTCTGAGAAACACATTCCGATTATGGTTTTTGTTGGAAACAGAGGAATTATTCAGATTCACACCGGCGAAGTTAAAAAGACGCTTTGGCATCAGCAATGGTTCAACGTAATGGATCCGGATTTCAATCTGCATCTTGACACAACCAAAATTGGTGAAACCTGGATCACGAAAAAACCAACGGAAGATGGCGAAGTAACTTCGGTGGAAGTGTTCAATAAAGAAGGTGAATTTATCGTTCAGTTCTTTGGAAAAAGAAAGCCGGGTAATCCAGAACTTCAGGAATGGAAGGACTTGGTTGCTGGTTTATAA
- a CDS encoding class I SAM-dependent methyltransferase, translated as MTEQELKILAQQLSNPEGETGKEVAKMMNETNISMTKESIKALYLTDNESILELGHGNAGHLSYLLDFAENIQYTGLEISETMKSEAESLNSKYLSQANFQLYDGNKIPFENESFDKVMTVNTIYFWENPVEFFNEIYRVLKKDGSFVLTFAKKDFMKNLPFTADFKLYNYEDVEELVAQTNFKRMIRSDKEEWITSKTGTFVKREYKVLTIKK; from the coding sequence ATGACAGAACAAGAACTCAAAATATTAGCACAACAATTATCCAATCCGGAAGGAGAAACCGGAAAGGAAGTTGCGAAAATGATGAACGAGACTAACATTTCGATGACAAAAGAAAGCATCAAAGCTTTGTATTTGACGGACAACGAAAGCATTTTGGAACTCGGTCACGGCAATGCAGGACATTTGTCTTATCTTTTGGATTTTGCAGAAAATATCCAATACACAGGGTTAGAAATTTCTGAAACAATGAAATCCGAAGCGGAAAGTCTCAATTCGAAATATCTTTCTCAAGCCAATTTTCAATTATATGACGGAAACAAAATTCCTTTTGAGAACGAAAGTTTTGATAAGGTGATGACTGTCAATACAATTTATTTCTGGGAAAATCCGGTGGAGTTCTTTAATGAAATTTACAGAGTTTTAAAGAAAGACGGAAGTTTTGTTCTAACATTTGCGAAGAAAGACTTTATGAAAAACCTGCCTTTCACAGCGGATTTCAAGCTTTACAATTACGAAGATGTGGAAGAATTAGTCGCACAAACCAATTTCAAAAGAATGATTCGCTCCGATAAAGAAGAATGGATAACAAGCAAAACCGGAACATTTGTAAAAAGAGAATACAAGGTTCTAACAATCAAAAAGTAG
- a CDS encoding heme ABC transporter ATP-binding protein: MIKGHQINYQSQNVSILKGVDIKVGYGEFLAIVGPNGAGKSSLLNVLANEIRTDKKQEIFFKDKIIYDWKLEELSKHKAKFSQHNAQDIPLLVKDVVMMGRYPYFGSQPTLEDIKSTEIAMVETEIIHFRERDYNSLSGGEKQRVHLARVLSQLDNEIAHRLLFLDEPLNNLDIKHQHNTLELIKKFTQNNNTAVVVLHDLNLAASFADKILLMEKGEVLAYGAPEEVFTEEKISRAYNFPCTICKHPVNDSTMILFG, translated from the coding sequence ATGATAAAAGGACACCAAATCAACTATCAAAGTCAGAACGTCAGCATCTTAAAAGGGGTTGATATCAAGGTCGGTTACGGCGAATTTCTGGCGATTGTTGGTCCAAATGGAGCAGGGAAGTCAAGTCTGTTAAATGTCCTGGCCAACGAAATCAGAACCGATAAAAAGCAAGAGATATTCTTCAAAGACAAAATAATTTACGACTGGAAACTCGAAGAATTATCAAAACATAAAGCTAAATTTTCCCAGCACAATGCTCAGGATATTCCGCTTTTGGTGAAAGATGTTGTGATGATGGGGCGTTATCCTTACTTCGGTTCTCAGCCGACTTTGGAAGATATAAAATCGACGGAAATTGCTATGGTGGAAACCGAGATTATTCATTTTCGAGAAAGAGATTACAACTCGCTTTCTGGCGGTGAAAAGCAGAGGGTTCATTTGGCGAGAGTTCTTTCTCAGTTGGATAACGAGATTGCACACAGGCTTTTGTTTTTGGACGAACCACTCAATAATCTGGACATCAAACACCAGCACAATACATTAGAATTAATTAAAAAATTTACTCAAAATAATAACACCGCAGTCGTTGTTTTGCACGATTTGAATTTAGCCGCAAGTTTTGCAGACAAAATTCTGTTGATGGAAAAAGGCGAAGTTTTAGCTTACGGTGCTCCGGAAGAGGTTTTTACGGAGGAGAAAATCAGCCGTGCTTACAACTTTCCGTGTACCATTTGCAAACATCCGGTCAATGACAGCACAATGATTTTATTTGGTTAA
- a CDS encoding FecCD family ABC transporter permease yields the protein MKSKSLTFYAIIGIILLILMMVLALNIGVYDFGNSSSYEVLWKFLTSDSSLSLSEKYVIWEVRTSRIVMAVLIGSMLAVSGTTLQGMFKNPLATGESIGLTSGATLLAAIAIILGHTFEQYLPEIIRNSLVGVSAFVGAFLAMIIVYRISTSAGKTNVVMMLLSGVAITSIGFSFVGFLIYISKDEQLRDLTFWNLGSLAGATWTRNIILSIVLLFSYIIILPKGKALNAMLLGEKDAQHLGINVETLKKQIVLITSLMIGTCVAFSGTIGFVGLIVPYILRLLFRSDYHFILPLSAICGSILLLLADTISRTIVAPSELPIGILTSLIGGPIFIAILIKYKNTLR from the coding sequence TTGAAATCAAAAAGTCTTACATTTTACGCCATTATCGGTATTATTTTATTAATACTGATGATGGTTTTAGCTTTAAATATCGGAGTTTACGATTTTGGTAATTCCTCTTCTTACGAAGTGTTATGGAAGTTTTTAACCAGCGATTCTTCATTATCATTAAGTGAAAAATATGTGATCTGGGAAGTCCGAACTTCAAGAATTGTAATGGCAGTTTTAATAGGAAGTATGTTAGCGGTTTCCGGAACTACTTTGCAAGGGATGTTCAAAAATCCTTTAGCAACTGGAGAATCGATTGGTTTAACATCGGGAGCCACTTTGTTAGCAGCAATCGCAATCATTCTCGGACATACTTTTGAACAATATCTTCCGGAAATCATAAGAAATTCCTTAGTCGGCGTTTCTGCATTTGTCGGAGCATTTTTAGCAATGATTATTGTTTATAGAATTTCAACAAGCGCAGGAAAAACAAATGTTGTAATGATGTTACTTTCCGGAGTTGCCATTACATCTATTGGTTTTTCATTTGTAGGATTTTTGATTTACATTTCAAAAGACGAACAGCTCAGAGACTTAACATTCTGGAATTTAGGAAGTTTAGCAGGTGCAACTTGGACAAGAAACATTATCTTATCAATTGTCTTACTATTTTCGTACATCATTATTTTACCAAAAGGAAAAGCACTGAATGCAATGTTACTGGGCGAAAAAGATGCACAGCATTTGGGAATCAATGTTGAGACTTTGAAAAAACAAATCGTATTGATAACCTCATTAATGATAGGAACTTGCGTCGCATTTTCCGGTACAATCGGTTTTGTGGGACTTATTGTCCCTTACATTTTGAGATTATTATTCCGTTCAGATTATCATTTCATTTTGCCGTTATCAGCGATTTGCGGAAGTATTTTGTTATTGCTTGCAGATACAATCAGTCGAACAATCGTTGCACCGTCAGAATTACCAATCGGAATTTTAACATCATTGATTGGAGGCCCAATTTTTATTGCGATTTTAATCAAATACAAAAACACTTTGAGATGA
- a CDS encoding heme/hemin ABC transporter substrate-binding protein: MKNIKIAVLSVLLLAGFSCKKEDSKVAKAEETKAEAPVSNQRIVSISGGVTEIVAALGHEKEIVGIDVTSTYPESLKTTAEELGHVRSMTIEPIMKLNPTLILASDKDINPDLLEKIKASKIQTELFNQEFSIDGTKKLIDQVAKALGNTNQQALLDKIDADVKQIQPIAKKPKVLFIYARGNMMMVGGKNTPMASIIEIAGGQNAANDFEDFKPLTPEAVVQSNPDVLLFFTSGLQSSGGIESALKMPGVPQTNAGKNKKIIALDGGLLSSFGPRVGEAALSLNKLLIESSK; this comes from the coding sequence ATGAAAAATATTAAAATAGCTGTTTTGTCAGTACTTCTTTTAGCCGGATTTTCTTGTAAAAAAGAAGATTCTAAAGTTGCAAAAGCAGAAGAAACTAAAGCAGAAGCTCCAGTTTCTAATCAAAGAATAGTAAGCATCAGTGGTGGTGTTACAGAGATTGTAGCTGCATTGGGCCACGAGAAAGAGATTGTTGGAATTGATGTTACAAGCACATATCCGGAAAGTTTGAAAACTACTGCAGAGGAATTGGGTCACGTTCGTTCTATGACTATTGAACCAATTATGAAACTTAATCCAACATTGATTCTTGCTTCTGATAAAGATATCAATCCTGATTTGCTAGAAAAAATTAAAGCGTCAAAAATCCAAACTGAGTTATTCAATCAAGAGTTTTCAATTGACGGAACCAAGAAATTGATTGACCAAGTGGCGAAAGCTTTAGGAAATACAAACCAGCAGGCATTATTGGACAAAATTGATGCAGATGTAAAACAAATCCAGCCAATTGCCAAAAAGCCAAAAGTTCTTTTTATCTACGCTAGAGGAAATATGATGATGGTTGGCGGAAAAAATACACCAATGGCAAGTATTATTGAGATTGCAGGAGGGCAAAACGCAGCAAATGATTTCGAAGATTTTAAACCATTGACACCGGAAGCAGTTGTACAATCTAATCCTGATGTACTATTGTTCTTCACAAGCGGTTTGCAAAGTTCAGGTGGAATAGAAAGTGCTCTTAAAATGCCAGGCGTTCCTCAAACCAATGCAGGTAAAAACAAAAAAATAATTGCATTGGACGGCGGATTATTATCTTCTTTCGGACCAAGAGTTGGAGAAGCTGCATTAAGCCTCAACAAACTTTTAATCGAGTCTTCAAAATAA
- a CDS encoding HmuY family protein: MKKLLFLLISTSFIFQSCLRDNEDPVAVSPIIGKIDSADVGGASEPNQVWYDLSSGDKTLNKRTDWDLAFYSGDEFKVIINSSIMMAAGKIPNVTDINQVKESDVATLKTKVQVANFDPNNVTYIDDVKGNFPTSYTAIEEVKVVDSDNAVYLVNMGKNIYTGSIPIGSVTTGGTDRGWMKLQIVRNGSSAYKIKYANIGETTYKEYIINKNTDYNFNYFSMTDNKEVVIQPQKQKWDLCFTVFTNVIEGAGTYIYADFVTDNIVGGSASYQVTIPAGTPASDYYNNFTAADIDISKFDHTDQRAIGANWRNPVGTNGLEVYGDRFYVVKDPEGFYFKLRFTRMTKTKTDQYGEAGERGFPQFEYKPL, translated from the coding sequence ATGAAAAAATTATTATTCTTATTAATATCAACATCTTTCATTTTTCAATCTTGTCTTAGAGATAACGAAGATCCAGTTGCCGTTTCTCCTATTATAGGTAAGATTGACAGTGCTGATGTTGGAGGAGCAAGTGAACCTAACCAAGTCTGGTATGATCTAAGTTCAGGAGATAAAACTTTAAATAAGAGAACAGATTGGGATTTGGCTTTCTATTCTGGAGATGAGTTTAAGGTTATTATTAATTCTTCAATTATGATGGCTGCAGGCAAAATACCCAATGTCACAGATATTAATCAGGTAAAAGAATCTGATGTTGCTACACTTAAAACTAAAGTTCAGGTAGCTAATTTTGATCCGAATAATGTTACTTATATAGATGATGTTAAAGGTAATTTTCCAACTAGTTATACTGCAATTGAAGAGGTTAAGGTTGTAGATTCAGACAATGCTGTGTATCTGGTCAATATGGGTAAAAATATTTACACAGGTTCTATTCCAATTGGATCAGTTACTACTGGCGGAACAGATAGAGGATGGATGAAGTTACAGATTGTTAGGAATGGAAGTTCAGCTTACAAAATCAAGTATGCAAATATTGGAGAGACAACGTACAAAGAGTATATCATAAATAAAAATACAGATTACAATTTCAATTATTTTAGTATGACGGATAATAAAGAAGTTGTTATTCAGCCTCAAAAACAAAAATGGGATCTATGTTTCACTGTCTTTACAAATGTCATAGAAGGTGCCGGTACTTACATTTATGCAGATTTTGTGACAGATAATATTGTAGGCGGATCAGCTTCTTACCAAGTTACAATTCCTGCTGGGACACCAGCGTCAGACTATTATAATAACTTCACAGCTGCTGATATAGATATTTCAAAATTCGATCATACCGATCAAAGAGCAATTGGAGCTAATTGGAGAAATCCTGTTGGTACAAACGGATTAGAAGTATATGGTGATAGATTTTATGTTGTAAAAGATCCTGAAGGTTTTTACTTTAAGTTAAGATTCACCAGAATGACAAAAACAAAAACAGACCAATATGGAGAAGCTGGTGAAAGAGGCTTTCCACAATTCGAATACAAACCACTTTAA